Proteins encoded in a region of the Clostridium beijerinckii genome:
- a CDS encoding sigma 54-interacting transcriptional regulator, translating to MKRIELILAKLREIKDLFPNGISALEIAEELNLSRANVSNDLNKLVSDGKAIKIKGKPTLFIAIDEENVTSNLSVINKFSEANPSLYSAVEQAKAAILYPPNGMNILLLGETGVGKSTFAGLIYKYAIEMNVKSKDSPFITFNCADYANNPQLLLGQLFGVKKGSYTGADFDKVGLLEKANGGILFLDEVHRLPAEGQEMFFTFMDRGVYRRLGETESERSASVLIITATTEDPNTTLLKTFTRRIPMVITIPSLKNRGMEERFNLIKQFMIEESGRLGKSIKVSVNSIKAFLSYNCENNVGQLRSDIQLACAKAYADFLSNRKDVIKINSIDLPLYIREGLYKEIEHRQLWNKLIDINKRYLIFDKDEDREIFEEGTNDSNIYEMLDLRTNELKAKGIKGEHLEEEIEKDIEDYFKKYINDFSTKVDMTNIKNIVEKDVMDIIEEIILFCEEELGIKLDKKISYGLAVHISNSIDRIRRNKKIVNPKLSSIREENKKEFSVALDALKMIERSIDISMPIDEAGFIAMFLSYNYRNVRYIQNDVKIIIIAHGISTATSMAEAVNSLLGTENTAGINAPIEEKPENILEKTIEYIREQKIKSDILFLVDMGSLTTFGKEVENISNIKTRTIPLVSTLHALEATRKSMMGYSLDEIYRETLDVNSLYDDNVADIDYKENEKDKRLAIVTVCTTGEGGAKTIKGILERNLTFDKNVIEIVPINFIGKENVYERIEKLRNKYEIICFVGPFELYVNSPQFSLDDIIDGDCAKDIQNLIDAEETYIKMEETLERDLKNVDGIMVLKSIKKFNRTVTEELKVNIKINILIGITLHMACVIDRYKEGKITLEFEGKKDYIKNNFNLYKIVKNACAPINTKYSISVSDDEICYLMTFFDSNNI from the coding sequence ATGAAAAGAATTGAATTAATTCTTGCAAAGTTAAGAGAAATAAAAGATTTGTTTCCAAATGGAATTTCTGCATTAGAAATTGCGGAGGAGTTAAACCTTAGCAGAGCAAATGTAAGTAATGATTTGAATAAATTAGTAAGTGATGGGAAGGCAATAAAGATAAAGGGGAAGCCGACACTATTTATTGCAATAGATGAGGAAAACGTTACCTCAAATTTATCAGTCATAAATAAGTTTTCGGAAGCTAACCCTAGTCTATATTCAGCAGTAGAGCAAGCAAAAGCCGCAATATTGTATCCACCAAATGGAATGAATATATTATTACTTGGGGAAACAGGAGTTGGTAAATCGACTTTTGCAGGACTAATCTATAAATATGCCATTGAAATGAATGTGAAATCTAAAGATAGTCCTTTTATAACATTTAATTGTGCAGATTATGCAAATAATCCTCAGTTATTACTTGGGCAATTATTCGGAGTAAAAAAAGGTTCTTATACAGGGGCGGATTTTGACAAGGTCGGTTTGCTAGAGAAAGCTAATGGAGGAATTTTATTTCTTGATGAGGTTCATAGATTGCCTGCAGAAGGGCAGGAGATGTTCTTTACATTTATGGATAGAGGGGTATATAGAAGGCTTGGAGAAACAGAAAGTGAAAGAAGTGCAAGTGTTCTTATAATAACGGCTACTACAGAGGATCCAAATACTACATTGCTAAAAACATTTACTCGAAGAATTCCTATGGTTATAACAATACCATCATTAAAGAATAGAGGAATGGAAGAACGATTCAATCTAATAAAACAATTTATGATTGAAGAGTCAGGAAGACTTGGAAAAAGTATTAAGGTGTCAGTAAACTCAATAAAAGCTTTTTTATCATATAACTGTGAGAACAATGTAGGGCAGTTAAGATCTGATATACAATTAGCTTGTGCTAAAGCATATGCTGATTTTCTGTCGAATAGAAAAGATGTAATAAAGATAAATAGTATAGATTTACCGCTATATATAAGGGAAGGTTTATATAAAGAGATAGAACATAGACAGTTATGGAACAAATTGATTGATATAAATAAGAGATATCTAATATTTGATAAGGATGAAGATAGGGAGATATTTGAAGAAGGTACTAATGATAGCAATATCTATGAGATGTTAGATTTAAGGACAAATGAACTTAAAGCAAAGGGAATAAAAGGAGAACATCTAGAGGAAGAAATAGAAAAAGATATTGAAGATTATTTTAAAAAATATATTAACGATTTTAGTACTAAAGTTGATATGACCAATATAAAAAACATCGTAGAGAAAGATGTTATGGATATAATCGAGGAGATTATTTTATTCTGCGAAGAAGAACTGGGAATAAAGCTAGACAAAAAAATAAGTTATGGGTTAGCAGTTCATATTAGTAATTCAATAGATAGAATAAGGAGAAATAAAAAAATTGTTAATCCTAAATTAAGTAGTATTAGAGAAGAAAATAAAAAAGAATTTAGTGTGGCTTTAGATGCTTTGAAGATGATAGAGAGATCAATTGATATAAGTATGCCAATTGATGAAGCCGGATTTATAGCTATGTTCTTAAGTTATAATTATAGAAACGTAAGATATATACAAAATGATGTAAAGATAATAATAATTGCCCACGGTATTAGTACTGCGACATCAATGGCTGAGGCAGTTAATAGTCTGCTTGGAACAGAAAATACTGCGGGTATTAATGCACCCATAGAAGAAAAACCTGAGAATATATTAGAGAAAACTATAGAATATATTAGAGAACAAAAAATTAAATCGGATATATTATTTTTAGTAGATATGGGATCACTTACGACTTTTGGAAAAGAAGTAGAAAATATATCTAATATAAAAACTAGAACCATACCATTAGTCAGCACTTTGCATGCATTAGAAGCAACAAGAAAATCTATGATGGGATATTCTTTGGACGAAATATATAGAGAAACACTAGATGTTAATAGTTTATATGATGATAATGTTGCAGATATAGATTATAAGGAAAACGAGAAAGATAAAAGATTAGCAATAGTAACAGTGTGTACAACTGGTGAAGGTGGAGCTAAGACTATTAAGGGAATATTGGAACGAAATCTAACTTTTGATAAAAATGTAATAGAAATTGTGCCTATAAATTTTATAGGCAAAGAAAATGTATATGAAAGAATAGAAAAATTAAGGAATAAATACGAAATTATTTGTTTTGTCGGACCTTTTGAATTATATGTAAATAGTCCGCAGTTTTCGCTAGATGATATTATAGATGGAGATTGTGCTAAGGATATACAAAACCTTATTGATGCAGAAGAAACATATATAAAAATGGAGGAAACTTTAGAGCGTGATTTAAAAAATGTTGATGGAATAATGGTACTAAAGAGCATAAAGAAATTCAATAGAACTGTTACTGAAGAATTAAAGGTTAATATAAAGATTAATATTCTAATTGGAATAACACTTCATATGGCGTGTGTAATAGATAGATATAAGGAAGGTAAAATTACCTTAGAATTTGAAGGGAAAAAGGATTATATAAAAAATAATTTTAATCTATATAAAATTGTGAAAAATGCATGTGCACCTATAAATACAAAGTATTCAATTAGTGTTTCAGATGATGAAATATGTTATTTAATGACATTCTTTGATAGTAATAACATTTAA
- a CDS encoding YhgE/Pip domain-containing protein gives MSTIFKIYKRDIRKITTNIPLMIIIVGLLFVPALYAWINIIASWDPYGNTKGLLVAVVNNDEGAQFQNLEINIGREVIDKLKGNESIGWTFVNEDEAESGVKYGKYYASITIPEDFSSNLLSVAASGEPKKAKLIYSVNEKINAIAPKITKSGLTSLQNEITSSVTEEVSSTVLNYMNAYGIELEKIKPQLEELMNIINDIDNNLPQIGEGINNAYNGAVDLNNFIQNIQGNIPNITNSLNNAQNAVQSSNDFFIKVNDTIKNISPYVRTDLATVKANSTATRDALNSINNSVDTDVKGQQDILRLASTKMNNALSAVNNDINILQSVNNILHSSAISNFINKMQNIRDQLVQNKLNLDSLITTLSNGNKISSDTVESLIQGIDKTSQLIDDSINNFDSAISPAINSLVNNTTNMANNSLTLLESAKNNIPLINSLLKDANIGTDLGAEQIKNIKDKFPKTEETIHSNVEKFKSLSNDEKFNELTGFLQKNTKDVSDFLANPIEPVQNRVFPIPNYGSAMAPFYSTLAIWVGGFTLLSILSVHVEPLDDVKNLGTTKMFFGRFLTLGTLSLLQAIIIVLGNLFFIKTYSVSPVILLIFSMYVSIIFIMIIYTLVSVFGNVGKALALIIMVLQVSASGGTFPIQLTPKFFQNISPMLPFTYAIGGMREAEGGIIWSSLYYNIGILSIYFFISIIIAVFLKEKMNKKSEKFVNRMRESGLVGE, from the coding sequence ATGAGTACAATATTTAAAATTTACAAAAGGGATATAAGAAAAATAACAACTAATATTCCTCTCATGATTATAATAGTAGGGTTACTTTTCGTACCTGCTTTATATGCATGGATTAATATAATAGCTTCTTGGGATCCATATGGAAACACCAAAGGACTTTTAGTAGCAGTAGTAAATAATGATGAAGGCGCTCAATTTCAAAACCTAGAAATTAATATAGGTAGAGAGGTAATAGATAAGCTGAAAGGTAATGAAAGTATTGGATGGACTTTTGTTAACGAGGATGAAGCAGAAAGTGGAGTAAAATATGGCAAGTATTATGCTAGTATAACTATACCTGAAGATTTTTCGAGTAATCTTCTCTCAGTTGCAGCAAGTGGTGAGCCTAAAAAAGCTAAACTTATTTATTCTGTTAACGAAAAAATTAATGCTATAGCACCTAAAATTACAAAAAGCGGATTAACAAGTTTACAAAATGAAATAACTAGTTCTGTTACAGAAGAAGTAAGTAGTACTGTGCTTAATTATATGAATGCTTATGGTATTGAACTTGAGAAAATTAAGCCTCAGCTAGAAGAACTTATGAATATTATAAATGACATAGATAATAACCTACCTCAAATTGGTGAAGGAATAAATAATGCTTATAATGGGGCAGTAGATCTAAATAACTTTATACAAAATATTCAAGGGAATATACCTAATATAACAAATTCACTGAACAACGCTCAAAATGCTGTTCAATCCAGTAATGACTTTTTTATTAAGGTTAATGACACAATAAAAAATATATCTCCGTATGTTAGAACAGATTTAGCTACAGTAAAGGCTAATTCTACTGCAACAAGAGATGCACTTAACAGTATTAATAATTCCGTTGATACAGATGTTAAGGGGCAGCAGGATATTCTAAGATTAGCTTCAACTAAAATGAATAATGCACTATCTGCTGTTAATAATGATATAAATATACTTCAATCTGTAAATAATATTTTACATAGTAGTGCAATATCTAATTTCATAAATAAAATGCAAAATATTAGGGATCAATTGGTTCAAAATAAATTAAATTTAGATTCTTTGATAACTACATTAAGTAATGGTAATAAAATTTCTTCAGATACAGTAGAATCTCTAATACAAGGAATAGATAAAACATCACAACTTATTGATGATTCAATAAACAATTTTGACAGCGCTATTTCGCCAGCAATAAATAGTCTTGTGAACAATACAACAAATATGGCAAACAACTCATTAACACTTTTAGAAAGTGCAAAAAATAATATACCTTTAATAAATAGTCTGCTAAAAGACGCTAATATTGGTACTGATTTGGGAGCAGAACAGATTAAAAATATTAAAGATAAATTTCCAAAAACTGAGGAGACTATTCACAGTAATGTTGAAAAATTTAAAAGTTTGAGTAATGATGAAAAATTCAACGAACTCACAGGTTTTCTACAGAAAAATACAAAGGATGTAAGTGATTTTCTGGCAAATCCAATTGAGCCAGTTCAAAACAGGGTATTTCCTATACCTAATTATGGATCAGCTATGGCTCCATTTTATAGTACTCTTGCTATATGGGTAGGTGGATTTACATTACTTTCTATACTATCTGTCCATGTAGAGCCGCTAGATGATGTTAAGAATTTAGGAACTACAAAAATGTTTTTTGGCAGGTTCCTAACTCTTGGAACGCTTTCACTACTCCAAGCTATTATAATTGTTTTAGGAAATTTATTTTTTATTAAAACTTATTCTGTAAGTCCAGTAATACTTTTAATATTTTCTATGTATGTAAGTATAATTTTTATAATGATTATATACACCTTGGTATCAGTATTTGGGAATGTGGGTAAAGCTTTAGCTTTAATTATAATGGTACTTCAGGTTTCAGCATCAGGAGGAACTTTCCCAATACAGCTTACGCCTAAATTTTTTCAAAATATAAGTCCAATGCTTCCTTTTACATATGCAATAGGAGGAATGAGAGAGGCAGAGGGTGGGATCATCTGGAGTTCCTTATATTACAATATTGGAATTTTATCTATATATTTTTTCATATCAATAATTATTGCTGTATTTTTAAAAGAAAAGATGAATAAGAAGTCAGAAAAATTTGTTAATAGGATGAGGGAAAGCGGATTAGTAGGAGAGTGA